The following coding sequences lie in one Saccharopolyspora hordei genomic window:
- a CDS encoding adenosylcobinamide amidohydrolase — protein sequence MTAPNPVLHTVQDRPVLVWQCARPWLAISSAPRGGGIGLRDWVLNATVQTDYDHPDPAAHVGEMAAGLGLSGEGVGLLTAVDVRHEVTATDGGVRASVTTGANAPIWAAAPAEARAWAPGTINAVCWSPVRLSEAALVNAVATVAEAKAQALGEAGIPGTGTVTDATAVLCPADGAAEAYGGPRSRVGAALARAVHAAVTAGLRVENPRHDPR from the coding sequence GTGACCGCACCGAACCCGGTCCTGCACACCGTGCAGGACCGGCCAGTGCTGGTCTGGCAGTGCGCCCGGCCCTGGCTGGCGATCTCCTCCGCGCCCCGCGGCGGCGGCATCGGCCTGCGGGACTGGGTGCTCAACGCGACCGTGCAGACCGACTACGACCACCCCGACCCGGCGGCGCACGTCGGCGAGATGGCGGCCGGCCTCGGGCTGTCGGGGGAGGGCGTCGGCCTGCTCACCGCGGTGGACGTGCGCCACGAGGTCACCGCGACCGACGGCGGCGTCCGGGCGAGCGTGACCACCGGCGCGAACGCGCCGATCTGGGCCGCCGCGCCCGCCGAAGCGCGGGCGTGGGCGCCGGGCACGATCAACGCGGTCTGCTGGTCCCCGGTGCGCCTCAGCGAGGCGGCGCTGGTCAACGCGGTGGCGACGGTCGCCGAGGCCAAGGCCCAGGCGCTGGGCGAGGCCGGGATCCCGGGCACCGGGACGGTCACCGACGCCACGGCGGTGCTGTGCCCCGCCGACGGAGCGGCCGAGGCCTACGGCGGTCCCCGTTCCCGCGTCGGCGCGGCGCTGGCCCGCGCGGTCCACGCGGCGGTGACGGCGGGCCTGCGCGTCGAGAACCCGCGCCACGACCCGCGCTGA
- a CDS encoding MaoC family dehydratase has protein sequence MATIAYEDLTPGRTFDLGEVVVDRAEMLAFAERFDPQPFHLDEEAGKESVLGGLCASGWFTASLWMRGYVDHVLADSTSQGSPGGNELAWLAPVFPGDVLRLKAEVTDRRRSQTRPNLGLVDITGTADRDGQRVLRFSFVGMFGTREQD, from the coding sequence ATGGCGACGATCGCGTACGAGGACCTCACGCCCGGCCGGACGTTCGACCTGGGCGAGGTGGTCGTGGACCGGGCGGAGATGCTGGCCTTCGCGGAGCGCTTCGACCCGCAGCCGTTCCACCTCGACGAGGAGGCCGGGAAGGAGTCGGTGCTGGGCGGGCTGTGCGCCTCCGGGTGGTTCACCGCGTCGCTGTGGATGCGCGGTTACGTGGACCACGTGCTGGCCGACTCGACGTCGCAGGGCTCGCCGGGCGGCAACGAGCTGGCCTGGCTGGCCCCGGTGTTCCCCGGTGACGTGCTGCGGCTGAAGGCGGAGGTCACCGACCGGCGCCGCTCGCAGACCCGGCCGAACCTCGGCCTGGTGGACATCACCGGCACGGCCGACCGCGACGGCCAGCGGGTGCTGCGCTTCAGCTTCGTCGGCATGTTCGGCACCCGCGAGCAGGACTGA